The sequence ACCGTGGTCGTTTCCGCGATCGTGAGCAGTTCCAACGAGTTGGGCCAGGGACTGGTCGACGCCGCCGTCTACGGGCTGGTCGGCGTGTTGTTGCAGGGGCTGGCGCTCGTCGTGCTCGAAGTCGTCGTGCCGGGGCGGTTCCGCGACCTCATCGCCGACGAGCGGCTACATCCCGCGGCCATCGCCACCGCCGTGACGCTGCTGGCCGTGGGAGGGGTGAACGCCGCCGCGCTGTCATGACGACCGGGCACGCGCCTGATCCGGCGCCGCCGGTCGGTTCGACGACGCGCTGGCGGGCGGTGCTGCTCGCGGCGGTGGCGGCCTGTGCGGCGTGCGGGCTCGTCTACGAGCTGGCGCTGCTGACACTGTCGGCCAGCCTGCACGGCGGTGGCATCGTCGCGATGTCGCTGATCGTCGCGGGCTATGTCGCCGCGCTGGGGGCGGGGGCGCTGCTGGTCAAACCGTTGCTGGGACGGGCGGCCATCACGTTCATCGCCGTGGAGACGTCGTTGGCGATAATCGGCGGGCTTTCGGCGGCGGCGCTGTATGTGGCGTTCGCGTTCGTCGGCGGTTCGGTGTGGGTGCTGGTGGTGGGCACGCTGCTGATCGGCAGCCTGGTGGGTGCCGAGGTGCCGCTGCTGATGACGCTGTTGCAGCGCGGCCGCGTGTCCGGTGCCGCCGACACCGGACGGGTGCTGGCCAACCTGAACGCCGCCGACTACCTCGGCGCGCTGGTCGGCGGCCTGATCTGGCCGTTCATCTTGTTGCCGCAGCTGGGCATGATTCGCGGTGCGGCGGCCACGGGGGTCATCAACGTGGTCGCCGCAGCGGTGGTCGCGGTGTTCCTGCTGCGGCGCATCGTCACCTCACGCGAATTCATCACGGCAATAACGGTTTTGGCTGCAGCGTTGGCGTTGTTGGTGACGTTGCTGGTGCGGGCCGACGGCATCGAAACCTCGACACGTCAACGGCTGTACGCGGATCCGATCGTCGCGCTCGAACGCTCGCCCTACCAGGAGATCGTGGTGACCCGCCGTGGCGAGGACACCCGGCTGTATCTCGATGGCGGGCTTCAGTTTTCGACCCGAGATGAATACCGGTACACCGAGAGCCTCGTCTATCCCGCGCTCGGTGACGGTGCGCGCTCGGTGCTGATCCTCGGCGGCGGTGACGGCCTGGCCGCCCGCGAGGTGCTGCGCCAACCCGGGGTCGAGACGATCGTTCAGGTGGAGTTGGATCCCGCGGTGGTGCAGCTGGCGCGCACCACGCTGCGCGACGTGAACGCCGGCGCGCTCGACGATCCGCGGGTCACCGTCGTGATCGACGACGCGATGCGCTGGCTGCGCGAGCCCTCGCCGGTCCTGCCGCGGGGAGGTTTCGACGCGGTCATCGTCGACCTGCCCGATCCGGACACCCCGGTGCTCGGCCGGTTGTACTCGGTGGAGTTCTACGCGTTGATCGGCCGGGTGCTGGCCGACGACGGCCTGATGGCGGTGCAGGCCGGCAGCCCGTTCGCCACCCCGACGGCGTTCTGGCGCACGGTCTCGACGATCGGGGCCGCCGGGTATGCGGTGACGCCCTATCACGTACATGTGCCGACGTTCGGCGACTGGGGAATGGTGCTGGCCCGCCGCGGCGCAGCCCCGCCGGTGCCGACGATTCCCGATGACGCGCCGCCGCTGCGGTTTCTCAATCAGCGGGTGCTCGACGCGGCCACGGTGTTCGGCGGTGACATCCGCCCGCAGTGGTTGGAGCCATCGACGCTGGACCATCCGCGCATCGTCGACGACATGCGGAAAGGCTACCGGTGAGCGTCAACCACCCGCCGGCACCGGATAGCGGTCGTTGACGTCGGCGCTGGTGTCCTTGCGTGCGCAGTGCGCGCAACAGAAGATCGCCTCGGGGGTCTCCACGCCGTGGCCGAGGATCCGGCAGCCGCAGTGCGCGCATTCGGGCGCCAGCTGCGCGGCGGCGCATTCGATGCTGTCGAAGGTCGCGCTCTTACCGTCGCCCCATGTGACGGTGAACGCCTTGTCGTACTCGTTGCCGCAGGTATCGCAGATTGCCATCAGAACTCCTTGTCCCTCGCCCATCCGGGTGCCCGGCGGACGGCGATGACAAACGCTCGCGCCCCTGCCCGCCCCGCGCCGTGATCGGCGAAACAGCGAATTCTTCTCGCACTTTCCCGCCCGTTTGTCCCTTTCGACGCAATTAGGCAAACGGGTCAGACGGCGTCGGGGCCGCCGTCCAGCAGCCGGCGGAAGCCGTCCTCGTCGAGGATCGGCACACCGAGCTCGACGGCCTTTTCGTACTTCGAACCCGGTGAATCGCCGGCCACCACATAGGCGGTCTTCTTCGACACCGACCCGGCCGCTTTGCCGCCGCGCGCGACGATGGCTTCCTTGGCCTCGTCGCGAGAGAACCCGGTCAGCGACCCGGTGACGACGATCGACAGGCCCTCGAGGTGGCGTTCGATGCTCTCGTCGCGTTCGTCGGCCATCCGCACCCCCGCGGCGCGCCACTTGTCGACGATCGCGCGGTGCCAGTCGACCTTGAACCATTCGGTGATCGCCTCGGCGATGGTCGGCCCGACACCCTCGACCGCGGCGAGCCGTTCCTCCGAGGCCGCCATGATCGCCTCCAGGCTGCCGAACTCGGTAGCCAGCGCGCGGGCAGCCGTCGGGCCCACATGCCGGATGGACAGCGCGACCAGAACCCGCCACAGCGGACGCGACTTGGCCTCGTGCAGGTTCACGAGCAGCCGCTTGCCGTTGGCCGACAGCTTGCCGTCCTTCGTCCGGAACAGCTCGGTGCGCAACAGGTCTTCGCTGCCGAGGCTGAACAGGTCGCCTTCGTCGGTGATCACCCCGCTCTGCAGCAGCGCGACGGCCGCTTCGTAACCCAGCCCCTCGATGTCGAGCGCACCGCGGCCCGCGAGGTGAAAGACCCGCTCGCGCAGTTGCGCCGGACAGGTCCGGGTGTTGGGGCAGCGGATGTCGGCGTCACCCTCCTTGGCCGGGGCGAGCTTGGTGCCGCACTCCGGACAGTTTGTGGGCATGACGAATTCGCGCTCGGTACCGTCACGCAGATCGACAACGGGACCCAGCACCTCCGGGATCACGTCGCCGGCCTTGCGGATCATCACGGTGTCGCCGATCAGCACGCCCTTGCGTTTGACCTCCGAGGCGTTGTGCAGCGTGGCCTGACTGACCGTCGAGCCGGCGATCTTGACCGGCTCCATCCAGGCGTACGGCGTCACCCGGCCGGTTCGGCCCACGTTGACCTTGATGTCGAGGAGCTTGGTCTGCGCCTCCTCGGGCGGATACTTGTAGGCGACCGCCCAGCGCGGCGCCCGCGACGTCGACCCGAGCCGGCGCTGCAGCGCCACTTCGTCGACTTTGACCACGACACCGTCGATTTCGTGATCGACCTCGTGGCGGTGTTCACCCCAGTACGCGATGCGCTCGGTGACCGCCTCCATGCCCTGCACCCGCGCGGTGTGCTCGGAGACCGGCAGCCCCCAGGCGCTCAGCGCGCGGTAGGCCTCGTGCAGCGACGTCGGGCGGAAACCCTCGACGTGACCGATGCCGTGGCAGATCATCCGTAGTTTGCGACGCGCCGTCACGGCCGGGTTCTTCTGCCGAACCGAGCCGGCGGCGCTGTTTCTCGGGTTGGCGAACGGCGGCTTTCCCTCGGCGACCAGGCCCGCGTTGAGCTCTTCGAAGTCGGCCACCCGGAAGAACACCTCGCCGCGCACCTCCAGAACCTTCGGCAGCGGGAATTCCTCGGTGGCGGTGAGCTTTTCGGGGACGTTGTCGATGGTGCGGGCGTTCAGTGTGACGTCCTCGCCGGTGCGGCCGTCGCCGCGGGTCGCCGCCCTGACCAGCCGGCCGTCGCGGTACACCAGCGACAGCGCCACCCCATCGATCTTCAGCTCGCACAGAAAGTGCGCGTCCTCGCCGATCTCGTCCTTGATGCGCGCGGCCCACGCGGCCAGTTCCTCCGGGGTGAAGACGTTGTCCAGGCTGAGCATCCGCTCCAAGTGCTCGGCGGGGGTGAAGTCGGTGGCGAAGCCGGCGCCGCCGACCAGCTGCGTCGGCGAGTCGGGGGTGCGCAGCTCCGGATGCTTCTCCTCGAGCGCCTCCAGTTCGCGTAGCAGTTTGTCGAAGTCGGCGTCGGAGATGATCGGCGCGTCGCGGATGTAATAGCGGAACTGGTGCCCCCGCACCTCGTCGGCGAGTTCCTGCCAGCGGCGCCGCACATCCGCGTCGGGGGCGTCCTCGGCCTGCTCGGCCAGCGTCGTCTCGGGATCCGGGGTCGCCTTGGTGCTCACCCCCGCAGGCTAATGCAGCCAGCCGACATCGCACGGCGCGGCGCCGCGGGCCCGACCGTCGCCGTCCAGACCGACGCTTTGGCTGGTTTGCGGCCCATCGACTCGACCATTGCGTCGGTGTCGACGCGTGCACCACTTGGTTACCCTTGCGGGCATGCCGCACCCGATCATGTTCCGCGACGACGACCTCGGGCTGGCACGGGTGCGCGAGATCGCGCTGGGCTTCCCCGAGGCGTTCGAGAAGATCTCCTGGGGGCGGCCCGTGTTCTGCGCGCCGAAGATCTTCGCGATGTACGGCGGCAGCGCCAAGACCGGCGTCAAAGGCCAGTACGTCCAGTACCCCCACTCGATCCTGGTCAAGGTCGACGAGAGCGACCGGCGCGCGCTCGAGCAGGACACCCGCTTCTTCTACCCCGCCTACATGGGGCCGTCGGGTTGGCTGGGGCTGGATTTCACCGCGACGGACAAGATCGACTGGACCGAGGTGCGCGAGCTGATCGACGCCTCGTTCCGACTGGTCGCGCCCAAGAAGCTGATCAAGCGCCTCGACGTAGGCTGACCAGGTAAGCGGTGCGCCATCACTGAATCGGAGACGCCTTGAGTTTCGCCAGTCCCTTTCCCGAAGTCGACATTTCGTCCACCAGCGTCTACGACTACCTGTTCGGCGATATCGCACAGGACGACCTCGACCGGGTCGCGCTGATCGACGCCAAGTCCGGTCGCCAGACCAGCTACCGCGAGATGATCGCGCGCGTCGACGCGTTCGCCGGCGCCCTGGCCGGGCGCGGGATCGGTGTCGGCGACGTCGTCGGCTTGCTGTCGCCGAACAGTTCGGGGTTCGCCGTGGCGTTTCACGGCATCCTGCGCGCCGGCGCGACGGCCACCACGATCAACGCGCTGTTCACCGCCGCCGACATCGCCAAGCAGCTGCTCGATTCGAAGGCCAGGATGCTGGTCACCGTCACACCGCTGCTGGAACTGGCGGGCGAGGGCGCGGCGGCCGCAGGGATCCGGCCCGAGGACGTCGTCGTGCTCGACGGCGACGGGCTCGCCGCCACCGGACATCCCAACGCCGCCGATCTGATGGGCCCGGGCCTGCCGGCACCCGACGTCAGCTTCGCGCCGTCGTCGCATCTGGCGGTGCTGCCCTACAGCTCCGGAACCACCGGCGTCCCCAAGGGCGTCATGCTCACCCACCGCAACCTAGTGGCCAACGTCGCCCAGATCCGGCCGCTGCACGGCATGGTCGCCGACGACGCGATCCTGGCGGTGCTGCCGTTCTTTCACATCTACGGAATGACTGTGCTGCTCAACGCCGCCCTGCACGCCCGCGCCCGGCTGGTCATCATGGGCAGCTTCGACCTCGAGGAGTTCCTGGCCAACATCGCCGAGCACAAGTGCACGATCGCGTTCATCGCGCCGCCGGTGGCCGTGGCGCTGGCCAAACATCCGCTGGTCGACGACTACGACCTATCCTCGCTGAACACCGTGATGTCGGGTGCCGCGCCCTTGGACGCCGATCTCGGCCACGCCGTCGCCAAGCGGTTGGGCTGCACCGTCGTTCAGGGCTACGGCATGAGCGAGCTCAGCCCGGTCAGCCACATCACCCCGTTCGACGGCGGCCTGCAGGAGATGAACATGGTCGCGCCGCTGAGTTCGGTCGGCTGGACGGTGTCCAACGGCGCCTCCAAGCTCGTCGACCCCGAGACCGGTGACGAAATCCCTCCTCCCACAGAGGGTCTCAGCAAGACTGGTGAACTCTGGTTCAAGGGACCCAACGTGATGGCGGGATATCTGAACAACGAGGCGGCCACCAGGCAGACCATCGACGACGAAGGCTGGCTGCACACCGGCGATCTCGCGCAGGTCGACGCCGACGGCTGCGTGTACATCGTCGACCGCCTCAAGGAACTGATCAAGTACAAGGGCTATCAGGTACCGCCCGCCGAACTCGAGGCGGTGCTGCTGAGCCATCCCGCGATCGCCGACGCCGCCGTGGTCGGGGTGACCGACGCCGACGGCGAAGAAGTCCCGAAGGCGTTCGTGGTCAAGCAATCCGCCGCAGAGCTGACCGAAGACGAGGTGATGGAGTTCGTTGCAGCTCAGGTCGCCCCGTACAAGAAGGTGCGTCAGGTGGCGTTCATCGACGCGGTGCCCAAGTCCGCGTCGGGAAAGATTCTGCGCAAGGATCTGCGCGGCTGACTCAGGGTCGGTGCAACCGGTCGGCCATCTGCGCGGCCCGCGCCTGCCGGTAGCCCAACGCCGCGCCCGCGGCCGGAATCAGCAGCAACCCGGCGATCCCCCACAACGCATTCCAGTTCGCGCCCGGAGCGCCGGGAAGGGGCACCGGCATGTGCGGCGGTGTGGCTAGGCGGTGCAACAACGGCGGCGCCGGGCGCGCTGGAGGACGCGGTGGCGTGGGCGCAGGCGTGGGCACAGGCGGCGCAACGACGGGCGTCCGTGTGGGTGCCTGCTGCTGACGCGGTGCGAAATCGCCGCTCTGCAAGCCGGGTTGGCGGCCGTTGCCGATGGTCACCCGCGGCGGCTGAAATGTGGCTGCGGGCCCGGCGACCGGCGCCGAGCCGCCGCCACCGCCGGCGCCGGCTCCAGGAGCGAGGCTGGTGCTGACGGTCGGCGCGTCGACGGCAGGACCACTGCTGATGGCCGGACCATCGGAGCTTCCCGGCGCATCGGCGGGCGGCCGGTCGTCGCTGACGGGCCCGCGGGCGTCGACGCCGGCCCGCGCGTTCGGCTCCGGTTGCGGACTGTCTTCGCGCCCGGTTCCGACCCGCGACTGCGGGCCCTCGCCGCCGCGGTTGGATCGGCCGTTTCCGTTGCCGTCGTTGCTGTGGCGCCGCTGACCGGCATCCGAACGGTTGCCGCGGTTGTCGTGGTCGCCCTTCGAACCGTGGCGGCCGTGCCCACCATCGCGATCAGCACTGGACCCGCGATCGGAGCCGCCCCCGCGCGAACCACCCGGGTCTGCCGTGGCAGTCGCCAGTCCAGGGCCGCCGATCAACAGACACGCCGCTACGACACCAACACTCGTCGCCAGGCGCTGGTGAAATTGGGCCACAATTCCTCTCCTGCCAGTCGGCAAAGACGATTCGATGCGGGCGGGATGAATTGTCGCACGCGAGAGCACCGCACATCAGCGGTCTCGCCGAACGCACGCAAATCGTTATCGGGTGTCTGGGTTTTCGTCTTCGACGAAAGCCCGCAACCGGTCGATCGCGCGATCCCAGCGTCGCGACAGGCCCGTCAGGTATTCGCTGGCTTCGGTCAGCGACTCGGGCTCGACCTGCCAGATGCGTTCCCTGCCGCGGCGTTGACTGCTGACCAGGCCCACCGTTTCCAACAGCACAAGGTGTTTGGTCGCCGCCTGCCGGGTGACCGGTACCGCCTGCGTCACCTCCGTCGTCGAGCAGGGGCCGCCGTCGCACAGGCGAGTGATGATCCGTAGCCGGTTCGGGTCGCCCAACGCGTCGAACACCGGCGCGCGGTCGAGAAGCGCCGAGGTGCTCACACCGTCTCGCTCATCGCGACGTACTTGCGTACCAGCTCGGTCTGCGCGGCCCAGCCCGAGCTGTTGTCGTCGAATGCCGCCTTACGACGATCCTCGGGGATGGCGTCGAACCCGGACTCGACGATGCGCAACAGCACGCCGTCGGCGGTCTCCTGCAGCGTGAACTCGACAAGGGTGGTCGGGCCGTCCTCGCCGCCTGCGACGAGGTAGGGGCGCCAGCGGTAGGCCAATCGGTGCGGCGGCTCCACTGCGACGATCCACCACGTATCGGCCGTACCCTCATACGGCTCTTGGCTTTTGGCGATCTCTTCGTCGACCGCCGTCGGCGTCATCACCCCGGTGAGCGCGGCGCCCTCGACGAACGGCCCGTCGAAGCGAACCCCGAACCACCGGCCGAACTGGTCGGCGTCGCTGATCGCCTTCCAGACCCGCTCCAGCGGAGCTTTCAGCACGACGTGCTTTTCGATTCGATCCGAACTCATGCGCAACCTCCTGGTTGCGTGTCACCCTACGGGTGCAGGCCGGTAATGCGCAACCCCCAGGTTGCGCGTTTCTGAGGCGACGCCAGCGTGTCACCGAGTTCTGCCGCAGGGTCGCGATGAGCCGGGCAAGCACTGCCCTGCCGCAGAAATCGGCGATGACCACGACGGGACCACGGCGGTCCGAGCGTCAGATCGCGTCGGGGTCCTCGGCGAACCCGTCGGCGACCTTCTGCACCAACTCGACGGCGGCGCGCGCCCACTGCGGGGTTGCCCCGGCCAGCCCACAGGCCGGGGTGATGCCGACTCGTTCCCGCAACACCGACCGGGAGAATCCAAGCCGGTCGGTGACAGCGGCCGCCGCCTTGGCGACCTCCTCGACATTCGGTGGAGTTGTCGGGGCCGTGGCGGGAACGACGCCGAGCAACACCGCGCGACCCGATTCGACGAACTCGCCGATGCCGTCGAGATCGGCGCCGGCAAGCGTGGTCACGTCTACCGCAATCGCGGGTATTGCGCTGCGCTGCAAAAGATTCCAGGGCAGATCTGAGGCGCAGCTGTGCAACATCACGTCGGCACCGAGAGCGCTGACGTGGTCATCGAGGAGCCCGAGCGCTACCGACTCGTCGACAGGATGCACGGGTGTCAGGCTGGTCACCCCGGTGAGGCGGCCCTGCAGCGCGTCAGGCAACAGCGGTTCGTCGAGCTGCGCGACGACGGCGGTGTCGAGCCGTTTGGCCAACCGCGCACGGTGCGCTGCCATTCCCTCGGCCAGCGACACGGCCAGATCGCGGAGCGCACCCCGGTCGGTGATCGCGCGGTGCCCGTTGGGCAGCTCGAGCTGGGCGGCCAGCGTGATCGGCCCCGGCGACTGCACCTTGACCGGGCGCGCGCTGCCGCGCAGGCCCGCCTTTTCCCACGCTTCTTCGAATGCGTCGATGTCCTCGTCGAGCAGGCTCATCGACCGCCGGGCCACGGCGCTGCGACCGGAGACGATCCGATAGCCGCGCGGGACGGTGTCGATGCCGATGTCGACCAGCAGCGCACCGGCACGACCGATCATGTCCGCACCCACGCCGCGAGCGGGCAACTCGACCAGATGCGGCAGGGTGTGCAGTTCGCCGACGATCACCTCGGCGGCCTGGCGCGGTGACGACCCGGGCCAGGATCCGATTCCGGTCGCTGCAGCGAAAACGCTCACTCGTTTGACAGTATGCGATCGGGCTAACCTCATTCCCGAAGGGCTGGGAGGAAGGCCATGCGGGTATCGCCGGGATCAGCGGTCCTGTGGTGGGCGGCGACGCTGTTGGTCGCGGGCTGCGCACAGACGGTGACGGGCAGTGCCGTGCGGGCCATACCAGGCATCGACGACGACTCGTTGTCTCCGTTGGACGTCGACACGATCATGCTCGACCAGGCGCAGATGCGCGCCATCACCGGGGCCGGTGACGACCTCACCATCATTCCGAGTATGGACGGCAAGATCCCCGTCGACATCGACCACTTTGCCGAATCGACCCCGTCGCAGTGCCAATGGATCTTCGCCGAGACCCAGACGTTCGGCCCCGACGTCGAAGAATTCCACAAGACGACGTTTCAGCACCCGCCCGGCGGCGGTCTGATCTCCCAAGGCGCCGCCGCATACCGCGATGCGGACACCGCGCGCCGGGCCTTCGATGATCTCGTCGCACGCGCCGACGGTTGCAGCACAACGCCGTTGGGCCCGATGCTGGTCGGCGACGCGGTCATCACCCCGGACTCCCTGCAGACCCGCACCGACAACGGGTGCGGCCGGGACTACCGCGTCAAGAACGTCGTACTGGTCGAGGTGACGGCGTGCCGGTTTCCCAGCTCGGTGCCGACCATCGTGATGACCAACATCTTGGCCAAGGTGCCGAATTAAGCCTCGTGCGTGGCGAATTGGCGTCGCATGTCACGGATGTAGCCGTCGTATGCGCAGGCGACGTCGTCTAGGTCCAGCTGCCCGGGCAACTCGTCGAAGCGTTGGCGTTTGCCCAGATAGTCCAGGGTGGCGGCGACGACGCTCAGCTCGTCGGCCTGCTCTCCGGCGATGTCCAGCACGATTTCCGGGGCGGCGTGCACCCGGATCGTCACCACCTCGTCGTCGAGGGTCGCCCGAACCAGATAGTCGTGGTCGTCCAGCGGGTCTATGCCCTGCAGATCATCGGTCATCGTTGTCTTCATTTCTCGTCGCCTTGCGCGGTCGACCTGAGGTGTGCGACACAGAGATCCGGCTCGACGAAGGGGTCCAGGCGCTCGACGGCCAGCGGGGCCTGCATCGCCGTCAGCGCGCCCTGCATCAGCCCGAGGTGCAGGGCGCAGACCACGGACTGGTGCCGGTCCACGACCTCGATGAAAGGACAGTGCCGCAGCCGGATGTCGTGCACGGGGCGGGTCGTCGGTGGCTCCGGGCCGAAACCCACCTCGGCGAGCACATCGACGAACTCGTCGACAGCCTGGCTCCTGGACGGCGCTGGGCCGCTATTGCCCTTCGTCAGGGTGGGGCCCCACGAGCGCCCCAGCTCGGTGCTGGCACGCACGGGATCGCGCGCGTGTGCCGCAAAGTAATCCGTCATGACGGCTGCCAGCAGGGAGTAGTTCGTGGGCCCGGCGGGATCCATTCTGCGGGTGGCCCGGTACCGGGTCGGCGGACGCCCCCGCGTCGTGACCCGATCGGTCACCTCCTCGACGAGCTCTGCCTTCACCAAGGCATCGAGATGGAAGCGAACAGTGTTGGGGTGCACGCCGATTTCGCCGGCCAGGCTGGAGATGCTGCGCGACTCGGTGGAGTTGCGCAGTGCGTCCAGAATCCGATCGCGCCGTCCCCGGCGCATCACTCCCCCTGCGGCGGAAGGGCAGCCACCATTTCTGTGTCGGCGTCGATGGGTCCGAGCTTCGCAGCCCCGCCCGGTGACCCCAGCGGCTCATCCCGCCCGGGCAGCGTGTCGGTGAAGAACTTCGCGTTCTCCGCGATGTAGGGCTGCAGCTCGTCTGGCAGGTCGTCTTCGTAGTAGATCGCCTCCACCGGGCACACCGGCTCACAGGCACCGCAGTCGACACATTCATCGGGGTGGATGTAGAGCATCCGGGCACCCTCGTAGATGCAGTCGACGGGGCACTCCTCTACGCAGGCACGGTCTTTGACGTCCACACAGGGCTGACCGATCACGTACGTCATGCCCCGTACATTACTACAACTTTGACTTGTAAAAAAGCCCCCCGGACCCTGGTGCTCGCGCGAGATTTAGAGGACTATAGTCATCTAAATAAAACCCTGGGTGAAGGGACGGTAATGGACCACGTGTTCGGGAAATCTTGTGCCGCAAGGGGCAATGACTCATGAGCATCATCGCCGAGAGGACAGCCACCAGACCGTCCCCGCCACGACAGGGTCCGAAGGGTTCGCTCGTCTACAAACTGATCACGACCACCGACCCCAAGCTTCTCGGGATCATGTACATCGCGACGTCGTTCGCCTTCTTCCTGGTCGGCGGGTTGATGGCGCTGCTGATGCGTACCGAGCTGGCGGGGCCCGGGCTGCAGTTCCTGTCCAACGAGCAGTTCAACCAGCTGTTCACCATGCACGGCACGATCATGCTGCTGCTGTATGCCACACCGATCGTGTTCGGCTTCGCCAACTGCATTCTCCCGCTGCAGATCGGCGCCCCCGACGTGGCCTTTCCGCGGCTCAACGCGTTGAGCTACTGGCTTTATCTGTTCGGCGGCCTGGTCACGGTGTCGGGGTTCATCACCCCCGGCGGCGCAGCCGATTTCGGCTGGACCGGCTACACGCCCCTGAGCAATGTGCTGCACTCGCCGGGCGCGGGCGGTGACCTGTGGATCTTCGGTCTCGGTGTGGCCGGTCTCGGCACCATCCTGGGCGCGGTCAACATGATCACCACGGTGGTGTGCATGCGCGCCCCGGGCATGACGATGTTCCGGATGCCGATCTTCACCTGGAACATCCTGGTGACGTCGATCATCGTGCTGATGGTGTTCCCGCTGCTGACCGCGGCGCTGTTCGCGCTGGCCTACGACCGCCA comes from Mycolicibacterium pulveris and encodes:
- a CDS encoding helix-turn-helix transcriptional regulator, with protein sequence MRRGRRDRILDALRNSTESRSISSLAGEIGVHPNTVRFHLDALVKAELVEEVTDRVTTRGRPPTRYRATRRMDPAGPTNYSLLAAVMTDYFAAHARDPVRASTELGRSWGPTLTKGNSGPAPSRSQAVDEFVDVLAEVGFGPEPPTTRPVHDIRLRHCPFIEVVDRHQSVVCALHLGLMQGALTAMQAPLAVERLDPFVEPDLCVAHLRSTAQGDEK
- the fdxA gene encoding ferredoxin codes for the protein MTYVIGQPCVDVKDRACVEECPVDCIYEGARMLYIHPDECVDCGACEPVCPVEAIYYEDDLPDELQPYIAENAKFFTDTLPGRDEPLGSPGGAAKLGPIDADTEMVAALPPQGE